One genomic segment of Stigmatella aurantiaca includes these proteins:
- a CDS encoding FKBP-type peptidyl-prolyl cis-trans isomerase, producing the protein MKWTMLATMAAGLLASAAQAQGTPKAQALESEDAKTIYAFGYSVGKGLGSFALTAAEFELFQRAIAEGNAGTAPAVEIDQYAPKMQTLARSRQAKVGELFLEKAAQEKGAVKLPSGVIYKELQAGSGPSPKATDTVSVHYRGTLPSGEEFDSSIRRNQPAEFPLNGVIKCWTEGVQKMKVGTKAKLTCPPKTAYGERPPTGSKIPPNAVLAFEVELLSIPGNTSGQ; encoded by the coding sequence ATGAAATGGACGATGTTGGCGACGATGGCCGCGGGCCTTCTGGCCTCCGCAGCCCAGGCCCAGGGCACCCCCAAGGCCCAGGCGCTCGAGTCGGAGGACGCGAAGACCATCTACGCGTTCGGGTACTCCGTGGGCAAAGGGCTCGGGAGCTTCGCCCTGACGGCGGCTGAGTTCGAGCTCTTCCAGCGGGCCATCGCCGAGGGCAACGCGGGAACCGCACCCGCCGTGGAGATCGACCAGTACGCGCCGAAGATGCAGACGCTGGCGCGCTCTCGCCAGGCCAAGGTGGGTGAGTTGTTCCTGGAGAAGGCGGCCCAGGAGAAGGGCGCCGTGAAGCTCCCCTCGGGCGTCATCTACAAGGAGCTGCAGGCGGGCTCCGGCCCCAGCCCCAAGGCCACCGACACCGTGAGCGTCCATTACCGGGGCACGCTCCCGAGCGGCGAGGAGTTCGACAGCTCCATCCGGCGCAACCAGCCCGCCGAGTTCCCCCTCAACGGGGTCATCAAGTGCTGGACCGAGGGCGTCCAGAAGATGAAGGTGGGCACGAAGGCGAAGCTCACGTGCCCACCGAAGACGGCCTATGGGGAGCGCCCGCCCACCGGCTCCAAAATCCCCCCGAACGCCGTGCTGGCGTTCGAGGTGGAGCTGCTCAGCATCCCGGGCAACACCTCCGGGCAATAG
- a CDS encoding cold-shock protein codes for MATGTVKWFNDAKGFGFITQDGGGEDVFCHHSAINMDGFRTLQEGQKVEFEVTRGPKGLQAQNVRSV; via the coding sequence ATGGCTACTGGTACCGTGAAGTGGTTCAATGATGCGAAGGGCTTTGGTTTCATCACTCAGGACGGTGGGGGCGAGGACGTGTTCTGCCACCACTCCGCCATCAACATGGATGGCTTCCGCACCCTTCAAGAGGGGCAGAAGGTCGAGTTCGAAGTGACCCGTGGACCGAAGGGTCTACAAGCCCAGAACGTGCGTTCAGTCTGA
- a CDS encoding M2 family metallopeptidase, whose product MIRPPFVLPLLRAASAAVMLLALPSVAQQGKATPEEAKQFVDRLNADLKRLWTKQATAEWIKSTYITDDTERNAASINEEVLAYLNQAIKDSRRFDGLKLDPDTARMIHLLKVNSAIAAPSEAQKRADLASSAAKLEGLYGKGKYCKKDKAGKETCRDLGQLSDVMASSRNYDELLDAWVGWHAVAPPMRPLYERFVTLGNEGAKEIGFSNIGNLWKSAYDMPPEQFEQETQRLWQQVKPLYDELHCYVRARLAKKYGADKVPAGKPIPAHLLGNMWAQEWNNIYPLVEPYAGQANLDVSAALQKQRYDAKRMVQLGEKFFTSLGLNPLPATFWERSQFTQPRDRDVVCHASAWDVTYNNDLRIKMCIKPTEEDLVTIHHELGHDYYFTYYYTLPVLYQSGAHDGFHEAIGDAITLSITPGYLQQAGLLKSVPRNDKNLINLQLKDALEKVAFLPFGLLIDQWRWDVFAGKTAPADYNKAWWALREKYQGVAAPVARSEQDFDPGAKYHVPANVPYTRYFLARILQFQFHKAMCEASGHQGPLHECSVYGNKDAGKKLQAMLALGASKPWPETLQAMTGQRQMDASPLLDYFNPLRSWLQEQNKGQQCGW is encoded by the coding sequence ATGATTCGACCCCCCTTCGTGTTGCCCCTTCTGCGCGCGGCCAGTGCGGCCGTGATGCTGCTGGCCCTGCCCTCGGTGGCCCAACAAGGCAAGGCCACGCCCGAGGAGGCCAAGCAGTTCGTCGATCGGCTCAATGCCGACCTCAAGCGGCTCTGGACGAAGCAGGCCACGGCCGAGTGGATCAAATCCACGTACATCACCGACGACACCGAGCGGAATGCGGCGTCGATCAACGAGGAGGTCCTCGCCTACCTGAACCAGGCCATCAAGGACTCCCGCCGCTTCGACGGGTTGAAGCTGGATCCGGACACGGCCCGGATGATCCACCTGCTCAAGGTGAACTCCGCCATCGCCGCGCCCTCCGAGGCCCAGAAGCGGGCCGATCTGGCCTCCAGCGCCGCCAAGCTCGAAGGCCTCTATGGCAAGGGCAAGTACTGCAAGAAGGACAAGGCCGGGAAGGAGACGTGCCGGGACCTCGGGCAGCTCTCGGACGTGATGGCCTCGAGCCGCAACTACGACGAGCTGCTGGATGCGTGGGTGGGGTGGCATGCCGTCGCTCCGCCCATGCGCCCGCTCTATGAGCGCTTCGTGACGCTGGGCAACGAGGGCGCCAAGGAGATCGGCTTCTCCAACATCGGCAACCTCTGGAAGTCCGCCTACGACATGCCGCCCGAGCAGTTCGAGCAGGAGACGCAGCGGCTCTGGCAGCAGGTGAAGCCGCTCTACGACGAGCTGCACTGCTACGTGCGTGCCCGCCTGGCGAAGAAGTACGGCGCGGACAAGGTGCCCGCGGGCAAGCCCATCCCGGCGCACCTGCTGGGCAACATGTGGGCGCAGGAGTGGAACAACATCTATCCGCTGGTGGAGCCCTATGCGGGCCAGGCCAACCTGGACGTGAGCGCGGCGCTCCAGAAGCAGCGCTATGACGCCAAGCGGATGGTGCAGTTGGGCGAGAAGTTCTTTACCTCGCTGGGGCTCAACCCGCTGCCAGCCACCTTCTGGGAGCGCTCGCAGTTCACCCAGCCGCGGGACCGGGACGTGGTGTGCCACGCGAGCGCCTGGGACGTGACGTACAACAACGACCTGCGCATCAAGATGTGCATCAAGCCGACCGAGGAGGACCTGGTCACCATCCACCACGAGCTCGGCCATGACTACTACTTCACCTACTACTACACGCTGCCGGTGCTCTATCAGTCGGGGGCCCACGACGGCTTCCACGAGGCCATCGGGGATGCCATCACCCTGTCCATCACCCCGGGCTATCTCCAGCAGGCGGGCCTGCTCAAGAGCGTGCCGCGCAATGACAAGAACCTCATCAACCTCCAGCTCAAGGACGCGCTGGAGAAGGTGGCCTTCCTGCCCTTCGGCCTGCTGATCGATCAGTGGCGCTGGGACGTGTTCGCCGGGAAGACCGCCCCGGCGGACTACAACAAGGCCTGGTGGGCGCTCCGGGAGAAGTACCAGGGCGTGGCCGCGCCCGTGGCCCGCAGCGAGCAGGACTTCGACCCGGGCGCCAAGTACCACGTGCCCGCCAACGTGCCGTACACCCGGTACTTCCTGGCCCGCATCCTCCAGTTCCAGTTCCACAAGGCGATGTGCGAGGCCTCGGGCCACCAGGGGCCGCTGCACGAGTGCTCTGTGTATGGGAACAAGGATGCTGGCAAGAAGCTCCAGGCCATGCTGGCACTGGGCGCGAGCAAGCCCTGGCCCGAGACGCTCCAGGCGATGACGGGGCAGCGGCAGATGGATGCATCACCCTTGCTTGATTATTTCAATCCGCTCCGAAGCTGGCTCCAGGAGCAGAACAAAGGGCAGCAGTGCGGCTGGTAG
- the uvsE gene encoding UV DNA damage repair endonuclease UvsE has product MSASPFYRLGYVANCLTLDLGASHTCRLAKATPRRLSELIEQNLAELEQILLFNEQRGIELFRIGSSLIPFASHPVNTLPWWRTYASTFDRLGRIARRSGQRLSLHPSPAGASLSSRHPHVREAAIAELRYGARVLDLLGQGPEARVVLHVGGAAPSRPEALESAHRMLDTMPEEIRNRIVLEHDDKVWTAREVYPLAREHGVPFLADNLHNAVLPSLPVMPLDELLRASAASWQALGLRPKYHLASQKKDGRPGAHADQIDPADFRAVLDAMESPADLMLEAKEKDLALFALRQQPARSERAGVLEGASP; this is encoded by the coding sequence ATGAGTGCAAGCCCCTTCTACCGCCTGGGTTACGTCGCCAACTGTCTCACGCTGGACCTCGGGGCCAGCCACACATGCCGCTTGGCGAAGGCCACCCCCCGGCGGCTGTCCGAGCTCATCGAGCAGAACCTCGCGGAGCTGGAGCAGATCCTCCTGTTCAACGAACAGCGCGGCATCGAGCTCTTCCGGATTGGCTCCTCGCTCATCCCCTTCGCCTCGCACCCGGTGAACACGCTGCCCTGGTGGCGCACATATGCCTCCACCTTCGACCGGCTGGGCCGCATTGCCCGCCGCTCGGGGCAGCGCCTGTCGCTGCATCCTTCGCCCGCGGGGGCCTCGTTGTCGTCGAGGCATCCGCACGTGCGGGAGGCGGCCATCGCCGAGCTGCGCTATGGCGCCCGGGTTCTGGACTTGCTGGGGCAGGGGCCCGAGGCGCGGGTCGTGCTCCACGTCGGAGGGGCCGCCCCCAGCCGGCCCGAGGCGCTGGAGAGCGCCCACCGCATGCTGGACACGATGCCGGAGGAGATCCGCAACCGCATCGTCCTGGAGCACGACGACAAGGTCTGGACGGCGCGCGAGGTCTATCCCCTGGCCCGTGAGCACGGCGTTCCGTTCCTTGCCGACAACCTGCACAACGCCGTGCTGCCCTCGCTTCCCGTGATGCCCCTGGACGAGCTGCTGCGCGCGTCCGCCGCCTCGTGGCAGGCGCTGGGCCTGCGGCCCAAGTACCACTTGGCCAGCCAGAAGAAGGACGGCAGGCCGGGGGCCCATGCCGACCAGATCGATCCGGCGGACTTCCGGGCCGTGCTCGACGCCATGGAATCCCCGGCGGATCTCATGCTGGAGGCGAAGGAGAAGGACCTCGCGCTTTTCGCATTGCGTCAGCAACCCGCACGCAGCGAGCGGGCCGGGGTGCTGGAGGGGGCCTCTCCCTGA
- a CDS encoding vWA domain-containing protein, with translation MSPSTLYRLSLWGSAFLGLSLLPSCLSAKGPTAEIALAHDGAAPQSERVSSAPASKSADTLAEGEAAPSFAPPPPPPAAPAPMKAERKGKMLVREAPAEPMPEPRREGGNTFEAQQPHAFTVTHEDALSTFAADVDTASYTLARRYLNQGSLPPPAAVRVEEFVNYFSYRYAPPAQGAFTVHLEGAPSPFAAGRHFLRVGVQGKVVSRSQRKPAHLVFLVDTSGSMQSEDKLPLAKEAMKVAVKNLNENDTVALVTYAGSTQDVLPPTPATEVQRIHAAIDGLQSGGGTAMGSGMELAYRHAIKKASAHAVSRVIVLTDGDANIGPNLSAKAMLSGIGKYVAEGVTLSTIGFGMGNYRDDLMERLADQGNGNCFYVDSFQEAKKVFEAQLTGTLEVIAKDVKFQVEFNPEAVRRYRLVGYENRDVADRDFRNDKVDAGEIGAGHTVTALYEVELTGEAASLATVRIRAKAPNGTEAAEQSFPFPRSLVRGSMEAASTDFRFALAVASTADILRASPAAQGWSLAQARALAEGATEGRAERTEFVTLVSRAQALGSTTAERGY, from the coding sequence ATGTCACCGTCCACCCTGTACCGCCTGTCCCTGTGGGGAAGTGCCTTCCTGGGCCTGAGCCTCTTGCCCTCCTGCCTCTCCGCGAAAGGGCCCACTGCGGAAATCGCCCTGGCGCATGACGGTGCGGCGCCTCAGAGCGAACGGGTGAGCAGTGCCCCCGCATCCAAGAGCGCGGACACCCTGGCGGAGGGCGAGGCGGCTCCGTCCTTTGCCCCTCCTCCCCCTCCCCCCGCCGCACCGGCCCCCATGAAGGCGGAAAGGAAGGGGAAAATGCTCGTCCGCGAGGCCCCGGCCGAACCCATGCCGGAGCCCCGCAGAGAGGGAGGCAACACCTTCGAAGCGCAGCAGCCCCATGCATTCACCGTCACCCACGAGGATGCCCTCTCCACCTTCGCGGCCGATGTGGACACGGCATCGTACACGCTCGCCCGCCGCTACCTGAATCAGGGCAGCCTTCCGCCGCCCGCGGCCGTCCGCGTCGAGGAGTTCGTCAACTACTTCTCCTACCGCTATGCCCCTCCGGCCCAAGGGGCCTTCACCGTCCACCTGGAGGGGGCCCCGTCCCCCTTCGCCGCAGGCCGCCACTTCCTGCGCGTGGGCGTTCAGGGCAAGGTCGTCTCGCGCTCACAGCGCAAGCCCGCGCACCTCGTCTTCCTGGTGGACACCAGCGGCTCCATGCAGTCCGAGGACAAGCTGCCCCTGGCCAAGGAGGCCATGAAGGTGGCGGTGAAAAACCTCAACGAGAACGACACGGTGGCCCTCGTCACCTACGCGGGCTCCACCCAGGATGTCCTGCCGCCCACGCCCGCCACCGAGGTGCAGCGCATCCACGCGGCCATCGATGGGCTCCAGTCCGGCGGCGGCACGGCCATGGGCTCGGGCATGGAGCTGGCCTACCGCCACGCCATCAAGAAGGCCTCCGCCCACGCCGTCTCCCGCGTCATCGTCCTCACGGATGGAGATGCCAACATTGGCCCCAACCTGTCCGCGAAGGCGATGCTCAGCGGCATCGGCAAGTACGTCGCCGAGGGCGTCACCCTGTCCACCATCGGCTTCGGCATGGGCAACTACCGGGATGACTTGATGGAGCGGCTGGCGGATCAAGGCAACGGCAACTGCTTCTACGTGGACAGCTTCCAGGAGGCCAAGAAGGTCTTCGAGGCGCAGCTCACGGGAACCCTTGAGGTCATCGCCAAGGACGTGAAGTTCCAGGTCGAGTTCAACCCGGAGGCCGTCCGCCGCTACCGCCTGGTGGGCTACGAGAACCGCGACGTGGCGGACCGGGACTTCCGCAACGACAAGGTGGACGCGGGCGAGATTGGCGCGGGCCACACCGTCACCGCCCTCTACGAAGTCGAGCTGACGGGTGAGGCGGCTTCCCTCGCGACGGTGCGCATCCGCGCCAAGGCCCCCAACGGGACCGAGGCCGCCGAGCAGAGCTTCCCCTTCCCGCGGAGCCTGGTGCGCGGCTCGATGGAGGCAGCCTCCACGGACTTCCGCTTCGCGCTGGCCGTGGCGTCCACCGCGGACATCCTGCGCGCCAGCCCGGCTGCCCAGGGCTGGAGCCTCGCCCAGGCGCGCGCGCTGGCGGAAGGGGCCACCGAGGGCCGGGCCGAGCGCACGGAGTTCGTGACGCTCGTCTCCCGCGCCCAGGCCCTGGGCAGCACCACCGCGGAGCGCGGGTACTGA
- a CDS encoding porin, with amino-acid sequence MPILDSSYRSVLFALMPSATLLLSPLAQAQQAETPETPTAPAAPEAPAAPEAPVAPPPPPPAEAAKKETPWYDKIKIRGYTQFRYNRLPSFRENDDLINDQGDRFLGKNNGFGIRRARLVIYGDVHDRVSIYLQPDFASVISDQYNVAILRDWYADIFLDSRKEFRLRVGQSKVPYGFENLQSSQNRLALDRNDAINSALKDERDLGVFLYWAPSEIRKRFKHLVDSGLKGSGDYGVVGLGVYNGQTANRPERNDNLHTVARVTWPFLFGKQFVEVGAGGYYGRFNVAVSPTADNPYALQGGENNLVDARANLSLVIYPQPIGFSAEYNVGQGPSLGEEATTVVASRRLRGGYAQLMYKLDDVLGVSIIPYVRGTIYEGGKKFDTNAPRYDVRELEMGVEWQILKALEVTGTYVISDRTSSRAPYLQQRGDLTRVQLQVNY; translated from the coding sequence ATGCCCATCCTCGATTCTTCCTACCGCTCCGTCCTCTTCGCGCTGATGCCCAGCGCCACCCTCCTCCTGTCTCCCCTCGCGCAGGCCCAGCAGGCCGAGACGCCCGAGACTCCCACCGCCCCCGCGGCGCCCGAGGCTCCTGCCGCCCCCGAGGCTCCTGTCGCCCCCCCGCCTCCGCCTCCCGCCGAGGCGGCGAAGAAGGAGACGCCCTGGTACGACAAGATCAAGATCCGGGGCTACACCCAATTCCGCTACAACCGGCTGCCGAGCTTCCGCGAGAACGACGATCTCATCAACGACCAGGGCGACCGGTTCCTGGGCAAGAACAACGGCTTTGGCATCCGGCGCGCGCGCCTCGTCATCTATGGCGACGTCCACGACCGGGTCTCCATCTACCTGCAGCCAGACTTCGCCTCGGTGATTTCGGACCAGTACAACGTCGCCATCCTGCGCGACTGGTACGCGGACATCTTCCTGGACTCGCGCAAGGAGTTCCGGCTGCGCGTGGGCCAGTCCAAGGTTCCGTATGGCTTCGAGAACCTCCAGTCGAGCCAGAACCGGCTCGCCCTCGATCGCAATGACGCCATCAACAGCGCCCTCAAGGACGAGCGGGACCTGGGCGTGTTCCTCTACTGGGCGCCGTCGGAGATCCGCAAGCGCTTCAAGCACCTGGTCGACAGCGGGCTGAAGGGCTCGGGCGACTACGGCGTGGTGGGCCTGGGCGTCTACAACGGCCAGACCGCCAACCGCCCCGAGCGCAACGACAACCTGCACACCGTCGCCCGCGTGACGTGGCCCTTCCTCTTCGGCAAGCAGTTCGTCGAGGTGGGCGCCGGCGGGTACTACGGCCGCTTCAACGTCGCGGTGTCCCCCACCGCCGACAACCCCTACGCTCTGCAGGGTGGGGAGAACAACCTCGTTGATGCCCGCGCCAACCTGAGCCTGGTCATCTACCCCCAGCCAATCGGCTTCTCCGCCGAGTACAACGTGGGCCAGGGCCCCTCGCTGGGCGAAGAGGCCACCACGGTCGTCGCCAGCCGCAGGCTGCGCGGCGGGTATGCCCAGCTCATGTACAAGCTGGACGACGTGCTCGGCGTGTCGATCATCCCCTACGTGAGGGGGACGATCTACGAGGGTGGCAAGAAGTTCGACACGAACGCCCCCCGCTACGACGTGCGCGAGCTGGAGATGGGCGTGGAGTGGCAGATTCTCAAGGCGCTGGAGGTCACCGGCACCTACGTGATCTCGGACCGCACGTCCTCCCGCGCCCCCTACCTGCAGCAGCGCGGCGACCTGACGCGCGTCCAGCTCCAGGTCAACTACTGA
- a CDS encoding lectin OAA family protein, with the protein MSLYQVQNQWGGQSAAWNPGGLWAIGSRSNQPVVALNLKSTDGGKTLTGTMTYSGEGAIGVQAAQSGTNSYTVQNQWGGASAPWQPGGQWILGDRPNQSVVAIDITSPDGGKSLTGTITYAGEGPIGFKAEQSAGGLYLVQNQWGGSSAAWQQGGAWAIGARQNQGVVAIKATSSDGGKTLTGTMTYAGEGAIGFKATLSGDNTYTVQNQWGGPSAPWQPGGQWILGARKGQGVVAVDVTSTDGGKTLSGTMTYAGEGPIGFRGTLN; encoded by the coding sequence ATGTCTCTTTACCAAGTGCAGAACCAGTGGGGCGGCCAGTCCGCGGCTTGGAATCCGGGAGGACTGTGGGCCATCGGCAGCCGTTCCAACCAGCCCGTCGTCGCGCTCAATCTGAAGTCCACGGATGGCGGCAAGACCCTGACGGGGACCATGACCTACTCGGGAGAGGGAGCCATTGGCGTCCAGGCGGCCCAGTCGGGCACCAACAGCTACACCGTGCAGAACCAGTGGGGGGGCGCCTCCGCTCCCTGGCAGCCGGGTGGCCAGTGGATCCTCGGTGACCGGCCCAACCAGAGCGTTGTCGCCATCGACATCACCTCCCCCGATGGCGGCAAAAGCCTGACGGGAACCATCACGTACGCGGGTGAAGGCCCCATCGGGTTCAAGGCCGAGCAGTCCGCGGGCGGGCTCTACCTGGTCCAGAACCAATGGGGCGGCTCCTCCGCCGCGTGGCAACAGGGCGGAGCCTGGGCCATCGGCGCCCGGCAGAATCAGGGCGTCGTCGCCATCAAAGCCACCTCCTCCGATGGCGGCAAGACCCTGACGGGGACCATGACCTACGCGGGAGAAGGGGCCATTGGCTTCAAGGCGACCTTGTCTGGCGACAACACCTATACGGTGCAGAACCAGTGGGGAGGCCCCTCTGCCCCCTGGCAGCCCGGAGGCCAGTGGATCCTCGGTGCCCGGAAGGGCCAGGGCGTCGTCGCCGTCGACGTCACCTCGACCGACGGCGGGA